The Pseudomonas asiatica genome has a segment encoding these proteins:
- a CDS encoding efflux transporter outer membrane subunit, with product MVMGNLAIPFALACALVGCSLAPTYQRPEAPVPAQWGNATGQQGQAVAQLDWQAFIVDPTLRQLVGSALGNNRSLRQALLDIEQARALYGIRRADRMPGLNAGASGNRQHLPSDLSSDGREGVNSTYQVGLSLPEYEIDLFGRVKSLSDAALEQYLATEEVSRAAHIALIAEVSQAYLTLDGAERRLALTRKTLGSREDSLALVGQRRTVGTATALDHQEALGLVEQSRAELESILREQQQAYNALVLLLGNASAAKVIPAQRPEAPMVLQDIAPGAPSALIERRPDILAAEHRLRARNADIGAARAAFFPRISLTGSFGTSSAQMSGLFEGGSRSWGFMPQLTLPLFDAGRNKAALSLAEARKDSAVAAYEGTIQTAFREVADALAASDTLRREEIARKALADTSRASLALAKARYEGGVDSHLRYLDAQRNTYLNEAAAIEASIERQKSLVDLFRALGGGWPARG from the coding sequence ATGGTCATGGGTAATCTTGCAATTCCATTCGCGCTGGCCTGTGCCCTGGTCGGCTGCTCGCTGGCGCCGACCTACCAGCGCCCCGAGGCACCGGTGCCGGCGCAATGGGGCAATGCCACCGGGCAGCAGGGCCAGGCCGTGGCGCAGCTGGACTGGCAGGCGTTCATTGTTGACCCTACGCTGCGCCAGCTGGTCGGCAGCGCACTGGGCAACAACCGTTCCCTGCGCCAGGCCTTGCTCGATATCGAGCAGGCCCGTGCGCTATATGGCATTCGGCGTGCCGACCGCATGCCAGGGCTGAACGCCGGCGCTTCGGGCAATCGCCAGCATTTACCGTCGGACCTTTCCAGCGATGGCCGTGAAGGCGTCAACAGCACTTATCAGGTAGGGCTGTCGCTGCCGGAGTACGAAATCGACTTGTTCGGCCGCGTGAAAAGCCTGAGCGACGCAGCGCTTGAGCAGTATCTGGCAACCGAGGAGGTCAGCCGGGCTGCACATATTGCCCTGATCGCCGAGGTCAGCCAGGCCTATCTGACCCTTGATGGCGCCGAGCGACGCCTGGCGCTGACTCGGAAGACCCTTGGCAGCCGCGAAGACTCCCTCGCCCTGGTCGGCCAGCGCCGCACCGTAGGCACCGCGACAGCGCTGGACCATCAGGAGGCACTGGGGCTGGTCGAGCAGTCGCGGGCAGAGCTGGAGTCCATCCTGCGCGAACAGCAGCAGGCTTACAACGCTCTGGTGCTGCTGCTCGGTAACGCCAGCGCGGCCAAGGTGATCCCTGCCCAACGGCCTGAGGCGCCGATGGTGTTGCAGGACATCGCCCCGGGTGCACCGTCGGCACTGATCGAGCGGCGTCCGGACATTCTTGCCGCCGAGCACCGGCTGCGGGCGCGTAACGCTGATATCGGCGCGGCACGGGCGGCGTTCTTTCCGCGGATCAGCCTGACCGGCAGCTTCGGTACCTCCAGCGCGCAGATGTCCGGGCTATTCGAGGGTGGCTCGCGCAGTTGGGGCTTCATGCCGCAACTGACATTGCCGCTGTTCGACGCCGGGCGTAATAAGGCTGCCCTGAGCCTGGCCGAGGCGCGCAAGGACTCGGCGGTTGCAGCTTACGAAGGCACGATCCAGACCGCCTTCCGGGAAGTGGCCGATGCACTGGCCGCCAGTGATACCTTGCGGCGTGAGGAGATCGCACGCAAAGCGTTGGCCGACACCAGCCGGGCGAGCCTGGCACTGGCGAAGGCTCGCTACGAGGGTGGCGTGGACAGCCATCTGCGGTACCTGGATGCGCAGCGCAACACCTACCTGAACGAAGCGGCCGCTATCGAGGCGAGTATCGAGCGGCAAAAATCGCTTGTCGACCTGTTCCGCGCCCTCGGTGGTGGCTGGCCTGCGCGGGGATAG
- a CDS encoding TetR/AcrR family transcriptional regulator yields MHLSATDERLLKALAAAIVIHPRATLKELAETAGVSKATLHRFCGTRDNLVSLLEGYGEQVLRQVIADADLKSSEPLAALRRLITEHFKHREMMVFLLFQYRPDTFDGSEANQGWRAYADALDDYFLRGQQAGFFRIDISAAVFTEMFLSLVYGIVDAERRGRAASATSALTLENLFLNGAVAASR; encoded by the coding sequence ATGCACCTTTCAGCCACCGACGAACGTCTGCTCAAGGCACTCGCCGCAGCAATTGTTATCCACCCCAGAGCCACGCTGAAAGAGTTGGCGGAAACGGCCGGTGTCAGCAAGGCGACCCTGCATCGCTTCTGCGGTACTAGAGACAATCTGGTCAGCTTGCTGGAAGGTTACGGCGAGCAAGTTCTGCGTCAAGTGATCGCCGATGCCGATCTGAAAAGCAGTGAACCGCTTGCGGCATTGCGACGCTTGATCACCGAGCATTTCAAGCACCGCGAAATGATGGTGTTCCTGCTCTTCCAATACCGCCCGGACACCTTTGACGGCAGTGAGGCCAACCAGGGTTGGCGAGCCTACGCCGACGCGCTGGACGACTATTTCCTGCGTGGTCAGCAAGCCGGGTTTTTCCGCATCGATATCAGCGCTGCAGTGTTTACCGAGATGTTTCTTAGCCTGGTCTACGGAATTGTCGATGCCGAACGCCGCGGTCGCGCGGCCAGTGCAACATCTGCGTTGACGCTCGAGAATCTTTTCCTCAATGGCGCCGTGGCGGCATCTCGCTAG
- a CDS encoding Rid family hydrolase, producing the protein MAASQPLNKQTAYWGVPWENSYGYPQARRVGDEIYVSGQFNHDEEGNLVAPAPLDRDGRPCDFSSMGDQMRAAYDNIAKLLALYGATLEDVVEETLYVLDMDAAFAVVGKVRKAAYGTERPQCASNIIGVSRLAQRPQLIEIACKAVLGSHAE; encoded by the coding sequence ATGGCAGCTTCACAACCACTCAACAAACAAACCGCCTATTGGGGCGTTCCGTGGGAGAATTCTTACGGGTATCCGCAGGCACGGCGGGTAGGGGATGAGATCTACGTATCGGGCCAGTTCAATCATGACGAAGAAGGCAACCTGGTTGCGCCGGCACCGCTGGATCGTGACGGCAGGCCCTGTGATTTCTCTTCGATGGGGGATCAGATGCGCGCCGCCTACGACAATATCGCCAAGCTGCTCGCGCTGTATGGCGCAACGCTTGAAGATGTCGTGGAAGAGACGCTCTACGTACTGGACATGGACGCGGCCTTTGCCGTGGTCGGCAAGGTGCGCAAGGCCGCCTACGGCACGGAGCGGCCTCAATGCGCCAGCAACATCATCGGCGTCTCGAGGCTTGCCCAGCGCCCACAGCTGATCGAAATCGCCTGCAAAGCGGTACTTGGCTCACACGCTGAGTGA
- the arfB gene encoding alternative ribosome rescue aminoacyl-tRNA hydrolase ArfB — protein sequence MLTISNNLHLPDADIELTYIRAQGAGGQNVNKVSSAVHLRFDIPASSLPEFYKERLLALRDSRITGDGVLIIKAQQYRTQEQNRADALARLAELIINAGKTEKKRRPTKPTLGSKTRRLEGKARRSTVKAGRGKVEF from the coding sequence ATGCTGACCATCTCCAATAATCTGCATCTGCCAGATGCCGACATCGAACTGACCTACATCCGCGCGCAAGGCGCAGGTGGGCAAAATGTCAACAAGGTGTCCAGCGCCGTGCACCTGCGCTTCGACATTCCCGCCTCGTCGCTGCCCGAGTTTTACAAGGAGCGGCTGTTGGCGCTGCGTGACAGTCGCATCACCGGCGACGGCGTGTTGATCATCAAGGCACAACAATACCGCACACAAGAGCAGAACCGTGCTGACGCACTGGCGCGTCTTGCCGAGTTGATCATCAATGCCGGCAAGACCGAGAAGAAACGCCGTCCCACCAAGCCGACCCTTGGCTCGAAGACCCGTCGCCTCGAAGGAAAAGCCAGGCGCAGCACTGTCAAGGCGGGTCGGGGTAAGGTGGAGTTCTAG
- a CDS encoding LysR family transcriptional regulator: MKWNVGEAANQLSWDDLRIIKTLSECGNRAATAKKLGINVSTVSRRVSQVEKTLGVALFDHRKSGYLLTIEGAELRALAERVELDIVSVTRRVSRAGQGPLGKLRITTSDSLLLYFLTPIIADFKALNEGITIEVLVGNESLSLARDESDIAVRATRKPAESLVGRKLATIAWAPYGSSNHTSPTPLFTEGQAWVSYSAALRGLKATSYVENRVAAECISYRTDSVAAASAAIAAGLGVGFLPCMLGDITPGLERVGPVVPELQDELWLLTHQDIRKSWRVKAFMTFCAAAVANQKPLIEGQLVLPVT, translated from the coding sequence GTGAAATGGAACGTGGGCGAGGCTGCCAACCAGCTCTCTTGGGACGACCTGCGGATCATCAAAACGCTCAGTGAGTGTGGCAATCGCGCTGCCACAGCCAAGAAGCTCGGCATCAACGTGTCCACCGTCTCCCGCAGAGTCTCCCAGGTTGAAAAAACACTTGGCGTAGCCTTGTTCGATCACCGCAAATCAGGCTATCTGCTCACCATCGAGGGCGCGGAACTGCGTGCCCTCGCCGAGCGCGTGGAGCTGGACATCGTCAGCGTGACGCGGCGTGTCTCACGTGCCGGCCAGGGGCCACTCGGAAAGCTTCGTATCACCACCAGCGACTCACTGCTGCTTTACTTCCTCACCCCCATCATCGCGGACTTCAAGGCCCTCAATGAAGGCATCACGATCGAGGTGCTGGTGGGCAACGAATCACTGAGCCTTGCGCGAGACGAATCGGATATTGCGGTTCGGGCGACCAGGAAACCCGCAGAAAGCCTGGTGGGCCGCAAACTGGCCACAATCGCCTGGGCTCCCTACGGCAGCAGCAACCACACATCGCCTACTCCTCTGTTCACGGAAGGCCAGGCATGGGTTTCCTATTCCGCGGCGCTACGCGGGCTCAAGGCAACGAGCTATGTCGAAAACAGGGTCGCTGCCGAGTGCATCTCGTACCGCACCGATTCGGTTGCGGCGGCAAGTGCTGCAATCGCGGCAGGCCTGGGGGTGGGGTTTTTGCCCTGCATGCTGGGTGATATCACGCCAGGGCTTGAACGCGTCGGCCCGGTGGTGCCGGAGCTGCAGGATGAGCTGTGGCTGCTGACGCACCAGGACATCCGCAAATCGTGGCGGGTCAAAGCATTCATGACGTTCTGTGCAGCTGCCGTTGCCAACCAGAAGCCGTTGATCGAGGGCCAACTGGTACTCCCGGTCACGTAG
- a CDS encoding DUF3077 domain-containing protein → MTTDESNEKTTVGKTTFYQGENQTHPLFRIEAGIPCKSAREQASELMGYVRELTIVGLMDEKPMMIWAAHYLSALAKALMDDAELGMMR, encoded by the coding sequence ATGACTACTGACGAATCGAACGAGAAAACCACCGTAGGCAAGACCACGTTCTACCAAGGTGAAAACCAGACCCATCCGTTGTTTCGCATCGAAGCCGGCATTCCTTGCAAAAGCGCTCGGGAGCAGGCTTCGGAATTGATGGGGTACGTGCGGGAACTGACGATTGTCGGGTTGATGGATGAAAAGCCGATGATGATCTGGGCTGCGCATTACCTGAGCGCATTGGCCAAGGCGCTGATGGACGATGCCGAGCTGGGTATGATGCGCTGA